From Bacilli bacterium PM5-9:
TTTGGATGTTAATGTGTCTAAAATAAATATTGGACCGTCTGTTACAAAGTTTGAGTTAACTTTAAGTGCAGGAATAAGAGTTAATAGAATTGCTTCAATGGCTGATGATATTAAAATGGCTTTAGCAGTTAAAGAAATGAGAATTGAAGCTCCAATTCCTGGTAAATCAGCTGTCGGAATTGAAATTCCAAATGTGAAAAATAGTTTAATTACTTTAAAAGAAGTTTTAAATGATATTGATTATGAAAATGAAAATAAATTAGTAATTGGTTTAGGAAAAGATATTAATGGTAAGTCAATTTATACTAGCTTAGATAAAATGCCACATTTATTGGTTGCTGGTGCAACTGGAAGTGGTAAGTCAGTATGTATTAATAGTATTATTGTTTCTATATTAATGAATGCACATTACAATGAAGTTAAACTATTATTAATTGATCCTAAAAAGGTTGAATTAAATATTTATAATGATATTCCACATTTAATTACACCAGTTGTTAGTGATCCAAAAGCAGCTAGTATTGCATTAAGAAGAATTGTTGAAGAAATGGATCAAAGATATCAAATTTTCTCAAACCATAATTGTAAAAATATATCAACTTATAATAAATATGCTGAAAAATTTAATGAAAAAGTTGCAGATGAAGAATTAAAATTAGAAAAATTGCCATATATTGTAGTTATAATTGATGAATTAGCTGACTTAATGATGGTTAGTCCAAAAGATGTAGAAGAGTGTATTATGAGAATAACTCAAATGGCTCGTGCTGCAGGTATTCATTTAATAGTGGCTACACAAAGACCGAGCACAGATGTTATTACTGGTGTTATTAAGGCGAATATTCCAAGTAGAATAGCGTTTGCTGTTAGTAGTAGTATTGATTCAAGAACTATTTTAGATATGGTTGGTGCAGAAAAACTTCTTGGAAAAGGGGATATGTTATTCTTTCCTTCAGGAGTTAGTTCACCACAAAGAGTTCAAGGTGCCTTTTTATCTGATGATGAGGTTTCAAAAATTGTTTATGCAATCAAGAAACAAAATATTTTAACTTTAAACAATGAGAGTTTTCATAATCTTGAAGAAAGTTCTATTAATGAAAAATCTTCAGGCAGTGATGAATTATATTTTGAAATAGAAGATTATGTAAAAAAACAAGAAACAATTAGTACATCTAAACTTCAAAGACAATTTAGTCTTGGTTATAATAGAGCTGCAAAAATTATTGATGAGCTTGAAAATAATGGTATTATATCAGCTAGAAGAGGAAGTAAACCTCGTGATGTTTTAGTTAGAAATGAA
This genomic window contains:
- a CDS encoding S-DNA-T family DNA segregation ATPase FtsK/SpoIIIE (product_source=KO:K03466; cath_funfam=1.10.10.10,3.40.50.300; cog=COG1674; ko=KO:K03466; pfam=PF01580,PF09397,PF17854; smart=SM00382,SM00843; superfamily=46785,52540,81324; transmembrane_helix_parts=Inside_1_16,TMhelix_17_36,Outside_37_50,TMhelix_51_73,Inside_74_84,TMhelix_85_107,Outside_108_121,TMhelix_122_139,Inside_140_143,TMhelix_144_166,Outside_167_750), translating into MAKRKKRKNTQQKNQEIIYYIVALISIAIIIISVFQFGSAGLILDVFFKNIFGNIPYYFIMIQLLCFFGYILVQGKVLSFKSRYVIGSLFFMLGLMLLFGCIDATTTGFDVIDLKNITQSKLGLLQMLLYGSFSQLFGLYGTGIFAIVILIIALIIYFMISVSTVIQNKHNDLSKIAEEQKHKRIARQQAKLEKQKIENEKKKVNFFEIDNNEEKENEEEKNSDDFEIIDNNDQVINNEETYNNELPFDDSEIVFDDEEKEIEISKNIKLNAKDYVLPSFDLLKNPKTNDANQVNKRNANEKAKLLIDFLKEFNLDVNVSKINIGPSVTKFELTLSAGIRVNRIASMADDIKMALAVKEMRIEAPIPGKSAVGIEIPNVKNSLITLKEVLNDIDYENENKLVIGLGKDINGKSIYTSLDKMPHLLVAGATGSGKSVCINSIIVSILMNAHYNEVKLLLIDPKKVELNIYNDIPHLITPVVSDPKAASIALRRIVEEMDQRYQIFSNHNCKNISTYNKYAEKFNEKVADEELKLEKLPYIVVIIDELADLMMVSPKDVEECIMRITQMARAAGIHLIVATQRPSTDVITGVIKANIPSRIAFAVSSSIDSRTILDMVGAEKLLGKGDMLFFPSGVSSPQRVQGAFLSDDEVSKIVYAIKKQNILTLNNESFHNLEESSINEKSSGSDELYFEIEDYVKKQETISTSKLQRQFSLGYNRAAKIIDELENNGIISARRGSKPRDVLVRNEELE